The sequence ACATTTAAAAGCATGATGTATAAGTGTTCAGAGGGGTGAGAAAATGCTAATAAGGGCTTTCGTTCCTGCACACATTACAGCTTTTTTTGTTCCCAAATTCAATGAAGAACCTCTTTTAGCCGGTTCACTTGGAGCCGGCATAAATTTAAGCAAAGGAACAAACGTCTTTGTAAGCTTGGAGGAAGGCTTAGAGAAGCATATACACATTGCTTTTAATGGAGAACCCGTTAAAAAAGAAAATGCCATTATCAGCTACTCCGTCGCTAATGAGATTGTCCCGGAGAATTTTATCGGAGAGGTTGAAATCTGGCAGTACTTTGACTTTCCAAATGGTCATGGTTTTGGAAACAGTGCCGGTGGGGCTCTTGGTACTGCCCTTTCTTTGGCGTTTGCCTTTAAAGAGAAAACTTTTCTCCAAGCCGCTCAAATAGCCCATAAGCATGAGGTCATTCACAAAGGCGGACTAGGGGATGTTATAGCCCAAATTCATGGGGGGATAGAAATTAGGATAAAACCCGGTGCACCAGGGATTG comes from Thermococcus litoralis DSM 5473 and encodes:
- a CDS encoding pantoate kinase, with the translated sequence MLIRAFVPAHITAFFVPKFNEEPLLAGSLGAGINLSKGTNVFVSLEEGLEKHIHIAFNGEPVKKENAIISYSVANEIVPENFIGEVEIWQYFDFPNGHGFGNSAGGALGTALSLAFAFKEKTFLQAAQIAHKHEVIHKGGLGDVIAQIHGGIEIRIKPGAPGIGIVDNIFFEGYKVLAVPMGRLSTREVLDSDFIRLIKKEGEKALNALLSNPKVDVLMKEARGFAERTGLLSGELLEIAKEIDKALHLPSSMIMLGKSLFALLKENEVEKVKFLLDDLSIDEYHICDVYTQRPSVERWVGDGK